The stretch of DNA ATGTCTTCTAGATAATCATTCAACCATAAGGTTAGTTCTTGGATGTCGGCATTTTCTGTTTTGCTGGTGAAGCCAACAATATCAGAGAAAAAAACTGTCAAGGGCTTGCGTTGGTTATCAATTCGGACTTCTTTCTCACCTTTAAAAATTGAGTCATAAACTTGTGGGGAAAGGTATTTTGATAACTTGTTGGATAGCTGGAAGAGCTTGTCTTTTTTATTGTCGATTTCGATAAGCAAGGAATAGACAAACAGGTAGGTTAAAAAGAAAACACTGGTAAAAACTACAATGCCGATAAAGACTAAAATTTTAGCTCCGAATGGATCTTTTAAGAAATGGAAAGTGTTAAAAAGAGGGAAGACTGGGATGTGACCTAGATAGGTTAGAGTTGCATTTAAAACAAAGAAAACTAAAATAGTCGAACTAGATGCATAGTTTTGCATTTTATTCCCAAACATGAGTCCAACGAAAATTACAATGAATACGATGGAAATAATCGGGGAGGCAAACATACCTATAAAACTAGAGTTGAGCATTGACCAAACCGCGATCAACTGAAAACCAAGATGAACAAATAGCCTATTCTGAGGAAATCTCTTTTGTAAGTAAAGTCCCCAAAGTCCTGCACTGGAACAAATCGCAAATAATCCCAGATTCACAAAAAAATATAAGCGGTAAGTCTTTAGATTGAGTAAATCGATACGCTTGTTCGCTTGCAAGATCGATTCAATG from Bacteroidota bacterium encodes:
- a CDS encoding adenylate/guanylate cyclase domain-containing protein; the protein is MSTTENSFKSIFKKIENGSIGKVQLVTFFLFLSAAFSVMILTILFSIESILQANKRIDLLNLKTYRLYFFVNLGLFAICSSAGLWGLYLQKRFPQNRLFVHLGFQLIAVWSMLNSSFIGMFASPIISIVFIVIFVGLMFGNKMQNYASSSTILVFFVLNATLTYLGHIPVFPLFNTFHFLKDPFGAKILVFIGIVVFTSVFFLTYLFVYSLLIEIDNKKDKLFQLSNKLSKYLSPQVYDSIFKGEKEVRIDNQRKPLTVFFSDIVGFTSKTENADIQELTLWLNDYLEDMTNIALRYDATVDKFIGDAVMVFFGDPKTQGVQKDAINCVFMAREMQKQAKQKGIQIRIGINTGECIVGNFGSEKHMEYTIIGKAVNLAARLESSSEPDRILISQETYELVRDVIPCRKREPIRVKGIAKDLQTYWVQENTPEDRNKKGIAL